The Eremothecium gossypii ATCC 10895 chromosome VII, complete sequence nucleotide sequence TCGACGTAGTTGCTTGGGAAGAGGCCTTTCTGGCCGGTCTTCTGCAGTTCTCCCAGCCACCAGTCGTCGTCTACAAAGTCAATGTTGACGATTACGTCACCCTCTTCGAAGGTGAGTTCATTGTCCTCGCCGGCCTCGTAGTCATACTCGGCGATGGCAGTGGGTGCGGCTGGCTCCTTCTTGGCCTCCACGGCTCTGCGTGCTGGCGGTGGTGGAGGCTGCGACGCAGTGCGGCTCGGGGTACCGGAGGGAGCCTTGTCGTCCGCCTTCTCAGTTGGCTCGGGGGTGTCCCGGCGAGGTAGTTCTGGGGTTTCCCGGCTAGGTTGCTCTGAGGTTTCCCGACTGGATTGCTCAGGTGATTCCCGACTGGGCTGCGCTGGGGCGGCAGCTCTGCGCGGAGGAGGCAATGGCGCAGCGGCTGGAGCcttttcttcttcttcctccCAAGAGTCATCTTCTGTGTCGTTTTCGATAGACTTCTCTTCAGTGTGCATGCCCGGAAGTGGCATGCCGAACTTTTTATGGCTGCTAACCGGTATATGAGTCTTCTCCTCTGAtgcggcaggcgcgggTCTGGATGCGGGTTTGGGCTTAATAATTGTTGGACCCCCAGAGATCTCCATTTTCTCAAACTTGGCTTTGGCGTCTTCCACCTGGAAGGTCTGGTCTTGGTCAGAGTCGCTACTCTCCTCGTGTTCGTCGACCGTTTTCTTGTCGGGAGAGCCGCGGGAAGGAGAGGCAGAACCCTTAGCTTTGAGCACCTGCTCATATTCGTACTCGCGTTTTTGCTTGGATTCCGCTTTTAGCTTGGCAATATCGTCCGAAGGATTGAGCTTCTTTCCGGTCTTTTCCGATGGAAGCGCATTGACCAGGCGCGGGTCGGCCTTGGCCTTTTCTTCAGAGATAACGGATTGGAGGTCTACCTTCCCGATTGGCTTCCACGAAGACTTCGTAGGCTTTACTGGCTCCTTCATTAGGTCACGCTCTTTCACCTCCGGCTCATCTCCCCAGCCATCTTCGCTGGCTTTCGCTGCAGGTTCCACCTTCCGGGCAGGCGCAGCTGGCTTCGAGGGCTTCGCTGGCTTcgctggcgctgccgccggcgtgCTCTGCGCAGAAGAGGCCACAGGCATGCTCCCCGGACGGGGCTTGGGCACATCGCCAGGGCGTGGCCGCGGCGCAGTTGTTGTTTTCGTCGGCTTCGGAGAGTGAGAGTCCTGCTGGATTGAGTAGCGCGCACCCGCAGCGTTGCTGATCTTCATCAACAGCTCCCGCTCGTTCAGGTCGTCCTCATCCCGGGCAGTCACCTGTACGTGGTAGGCCTTCAGAATGCGGTCCGCGACCGCCGCGAAGTTCGACGTGAACGAGGCCCGGGTCTTCAGAGGCGCCGAGTCCGGGCACCACCccacgagcagcagcttttCAACATCGGACCCCGGCGGCGACACCCGCGCTAGGCCAAACTCAACCTTGCTCTCGTCGAACGATCCGAGGAACTCCCCGAACCCAGAACCCGTCTTTGCAGCTGAGTACGCCCGCTTGTCGCCAGGTGACAGAATTAACCACGTGGTATCTGAGTCCTTCCCCCGCACCACCTTCTGGTACGCAGCTTCAATATCAGATGAGTGAGTCGTGACATCAATCGGTTCCAGAGCCATTGCTAGAGATTTTCGTGTATATTGACTGTGTGCCACTGTCCTTTCCAGTGGTGCGACAGGGTGCATTACGATGCCAATACCCCTTTTAATCCTAGGCCCTGGTCGCTCGTAAAAAGTGAGTTTCGATGGACAGGATTCAGATGAAATCTAAAAGCTGTCTCATAGACCTCGAAGTTTTTATTCTCCTGCGATGCGCTGAACAGTACACTGACAGCCGCGACGACGATGGTCACCTTCAACTGCGAGGTCTGCAATGACACAGTTCCCAAGAAGAATACGGAGAAGCACTACTATCGGTGCCCAGATGCCTACTACACGTGCATAGATTGCAGCACCACCTTCCACGACGGTGTGGGCTACCAGAAGCACACCCAGTGCATAACTGAGGATGAGAAGTACCAGAAGGCGCTGTACAAGGGCAAGAAGCGAAAGGGCAGCGGCCCAGCAGAGAGCAGCGCCGGCAAGACCGGCAAGAAGCCCGCAGAGAAGCCCGCAGAGAAGCCCGCGGAGAAGCCCGCGGAAAAGCTCGCGAAGCCCGCCAAGACCAAGGGCGAGAaggcgcccgcgcccggAAAGGTCACAAAGCCAGCGCTCGTCCCCGGCCAGACACTGCACAGCGCGCTCAAGGCGCTCCCCTCGCGCTCAGACCGCAaggcgctgctgaagcGGCTGCGTGTCGCGTCTGACGGCACTGTCCATCTAGAATAGCTACATACACGTACTATAGCTGCGCCCAGCGCTTAACTACGGCACTGTCGTGCCCGTCTTCACATCGCTGCGCGACAGGCACCGTGCCAGCTTCCCGTAAAACTGGTGCAGCGACTTGAGCGGGAAGCTCAGCGTGTCGAACAGGTACGCCGGCAgctgcgcctgcagctgccgcagctcccccgcgcgccgccgcttcagcagcggcaCGTACACTACCTCTGTCTCCCCGCTATCGCCATTCTTGACAAACCCCAGCTTGTAGTCCATCACGCCGTGTCGGCTCCCCTGCGACGCGTCAAACCACAGGCCCGTGTCATCCTCGTACGACTTGTGCACGCGCACCCCGCACAAGTGCTCAAACAGATCCTTAAGAATctccacctcctcctccagcgtCGCCTGCCTTGtctgcgcgcgcgcgcgcgcctcCTCTGCCTCTGCCACCTGCGCCTGCAGTGCCGCCACTTCCTTCTCGCGCgtcgccagctgctgcgccagcacCGTGTTCTCGTGCACCACCTTGCTCACCGCCCGCTCCGCGCTGTCCAGCCGCTGTTGCACGGCTTGCTTGTACCTGCTAAGCGGATCCATCCTTGCCACGGTGCCCTacgcgctgcagcgcgcagGTATGGTGTCCTCCTGGCCTGGCTGACTCTTGACGTAGGACGCTGATCACATCACGTGATACAGATCCGCATTGTGTTACCCGGCCCAGATCTTGTCGTCCGCGAAGATTTGCTTCACTTCGGGACACAACCCACTGCAAACAACACCTTCAGAAGGCGATAAGTTGCTGCAGCAGTAAACTATAGCATCAAGAGTGTGCTGGAGTCAATCGCCAAGGTTTTGAAACCCTCCCCCCCTAGGCAGGAATCAATAGGGAAAGGAATAGTTGCGCTTTCGGGTAAGCACTGACATAGTAAGGGAGACGCTGCGACAGAAACAGTGAGATGTCAAGTTCGGTGAGCGCGTCGCAGGCGAAGGTTAACGAGTTGCTGGAGGCAATTCGGCAGGAGTTCCAGAGCGTATCGCAGGAGGCGACCAGCTACCGACTTCAGAACCAGAAGGACTATGACTTCAAGATTaaccagcagctggcggagATGCAGCAGATTCGCAACACGGTGTACGAGTTAGAGCTGACGCATCGCAAGATGAAGGACGCGTACGAGGAGGAGATCCAGCGGCTGAAGGTGGAGCTTGAGCAGCGCGACCGGCAGCTGTCACAGTACGCACAAGGGACCGCGGTGCCCCTTgcggcgccggcagcgAGCGTTGTGACGGcgtcgccggcgccggcggtGGGCACAAGCGGTGCAGCGGCGTCGAACACGCTGCCTTCGCTCAGCGAAGGCGCCCTGGCGAAATCGAAGTCGTTGTCGTCACCGCACCACCAGGtcgtgggcggcggcgcgatGGTGCCGCAGTCTCTTGGCCCCACGCCGATGCCGCCCATCGGCTCGCACCAACATCTCCCACAGCCCCTGGCTGCCGTCGCGCCGTCTGGCGGGCAGCCGGTCGTCCCGCTGGGTGCACAGGCGCAGCCTGAACAGGCACCTGTCGACAGCGCTGTGCATGGGCAGGCGTCAGAGCACTACCTGGTTCCCTACGACCAGCGCCCTGTTCACGCGAAGCCAATTCCGCCATTCTTGGTGGATCTCGACTCGCAACTAGTGCCAACACACCTCAAGAAGCAGACCTCGGAGTACTACGTGCTATACAACCCTGCTCTCCCACGCGACTTGGATGTCGACCTGCATCACTCTCTTGATCATTCCAGTGTGGTATGTTGCGTGCGCTTCAGTAACGATGGTGAGTATTTGGCGACTGGATGCAACAAGACTACCCAAGTATACAAGGTTTCCACCGGTGAACTTCTTGCACGCTTGTCAGATGACTCCGTTGCTGGAGTGAACAATGAAGCCTCGACAGGACCTGCAAATAACGGGACTGCGGATAATGGTGGGGAAAATTCCGCCACTATCCAGCCGGCTTCGTCTTCAGATCTTTATATCCGTTCCGTGTGCTTTTCTCCTGATGGAAAGTACCTAGCTACTGGTGCAGAGGACAAGTTGATTCGGATCTGGGATTTAACCACAAAGAAGATTTTAATGACGTTACAGGGCCATGAGCAAGATATTTACTCTTTGGATTACTTTCCAGCTGGTGATAAGTTGGTTTCAGGTTCTGGTGACAGGACAGTCAGAATATGGGATTTGAGAACTGGTCAATGCTCGCTCACCTTGTCCATTGAAGATGGTGTCACGACTGTTGCCGTTTCACCTGGTGACGGCAAGTATATTGCTGCTGGTTCGCTGGACCGCACTGTTCGAGTTTGGGACTCTGAAACGGGTTTCCTGGTAGAACGTTTAGACTCAGAGAATGAGCTCAGTACCGGCCATAAAGACTCTGTGTACAGTGTTGTTTTCACAAGGGATGGTCAGGGTGTTATTAGTGGATCACTGGATAGATCTGTGAAGCTGTGGGATCTGCGTGGCCTGAACGGGCAGAAGTCACATGCTACCTGCGAGGTCACATACACTGGTCATAAGGACTTCGTTCTCTCTGTTGCAACGACCCAGGATGACGAGTATATACTTTCTGGTTCCAAGGATCGTGGTGTGCTTTTCTGGGACACTGCCTCTGGCAACCCACTGCTAATGTTACAGGGTCATCGTAACTCAGTTATTTCTGTCGCTGTGGTTAATGGTTTCCCATTGGGCCCAGACGTGGGAGTGTTCGCCACCGGTAGCGGTGATTGTAAGGCTCGCATCTGGAAGTATACTAAAAAGTCTAATCCCACTGCTACTGGTGccaagctgcaggagctgaaAGAATGATCCATTACACATATCTGGTTTCATTTTTTAGGCTTTCACCCACTAGTATTGGAGAAACTGTAATATTACAAGAACAGACGAGACGCACAGAGTAAGGCCCTCTCATTGTACTATCTTTCACAAGCTACTCTATGGGGACGCTAGCACTTACCATGTAAACTAAGACATTTTTGATACAGATGTCTTTATTTTCTACGCTCGGGGCTGTCTATTGCGACGTCTCTAAAAGTAAGTACTTGAACTTGCCTTGTAGGGAACTATGTCAGAATCTCCATAAAATAAAAGATACCTGAACAAACAAGTTATTGTCTTGAGTGAGGACTGTCCTGTAAACGTTTATACTACTCTATGTGCCGGCATCTATGACACTATAATGATATCTGACCTTTGATGTGTTAAAGTGTTGAGATTAGAAGATAGTCTCCTGCTGATCAAAATTCTGTGTCTATCTATTCCTGCCTAACAGCTAGGATTAAAAGGAATATATATTGATAATTCGTTGGATATGGACTGGCCCGCCAGAAGGTCGACGTTTAAATTACATAGTTCCATGTATTAACTTTCCTCTGGTGAATCAGCAGCTTTAAAAACATTTGTAAGTTGATTTAGGGAGCTATTCGTTGTGGTTATCCAATCCTCGAGGCCATTCTCTATATTATTCCAAAATTCATCTGCAATTGATCTTGAGGCCTGCAAATCGCCATTGGGCATTGGATACAGACAGGGAGTGAAAGTACTGCTTACTGGAACATGTGAACAAACAGATGACGAATGAGGAGTATTCTGTGCTTGTGATGAGTTCCCTTGGGATGCTGTTGAAACTGATGGGCTATCTTTAATTAGAGATGGATTAACATAACCGTCACCCGGATTGTATGATCTGATAATGTTGGAGTTCGGAGCGTATGAAGCCTTCTGGCTTGTATGCACGGGCCCTTGTGGCAGTATCTCAGTAACCGGCGGCTGAGCTAAGCGTTGAGCAAAGTGCTGCCTTATATGGGGCGGTATCCGTTGTATTGCGTGCGGAAACTTATATTGAAGTGATTGCTGTAGCGGGTGAAAAGGCATATGATGTGGGTAATAATTTGGCTGTAGTGAGGTGCCCAATGTAAAGGACTGGTAAGGCAACCTTTGTCTTGGGGGCATAGCCTGAAAGTTTGGTACTGTTTCATATACCAGAGGCGAGTTCCTCGTATTGACTACCGTTTCTTCATTACTATCAAACGCACTTTGGAGTACGACATGGCAAATATTTTGTAACGATGTTATTACAGTGAAAGGGTATATCTTGTTAAGCACGGACAATAGCTTCGGACCGAGACTCTTTAAGAAGTCGCCAAATATATTGTGGAGTTCCATGGATGCAGATGATAGGCTGATGTAATGATCGGTGGGAACCTCAATTGTATGTATATCTAGATCAAATACATCCGAAACGGGGAGGTTATTATAGTACTTTCCTTTAGTAAGCCCATCTGCGGATATAGCACGATCGAATAACAAGGTATAATATTCCGCAATGGATCTCGTAGACATTTTGCTCATGAGGGCTATGCCAAGCTGTAAATACCATAGCGGCTGTGTCTCATGATTTGCAACTCTCTCCGGATAGTACACAGAATCAAGGTCATAATAGCGTTGTATCACTACCGTCGTCAGTTTTAGCGTGAAAAGAACATACTGTACTATACTCGCAATGTTTGCAGGCGAGGAATCATTATTCAGTATGAGATTAACCATTCCCATATGATACATTGTGGACATGAAAAACATAAGGGATTCAATTTCCACATACTCTTGGCCATTTAGATTTTGGTGGTTCAAGTAAAAGTCCAGCGGCTTATAATTATGCCTGATAAATTGACGTATATCTTCAATGAGAGCTTTGATATCTGGCGTACACAGCGGCGAATGGATTGCGAGAAGAATAGATCGAAATTTGGCGACCACTTTCTTCAGGAAATATAAGCTACCTGTGTCACGATCCAATATAGATTCTTGAGAAACATAGGACTCGGAGACGTGTAATGGGACCCCCAGCGAAAGTGAAACTTCAATGTCTATAAAGAGCACCAAGTGCCACAAGTTTTCTAGATAGACGATCCTGTCCTTGTATACGGGATGATTCTTGTATAGATCCTTGATGTCTTTATGGAAGCCCATGTGAATGGCCGTGCTAACTGCCTCCTCAGCAAATAAAACAGTATGGATACAGTCCCCACCATCCTTACCAAACATACTCCGGTATATGAAACGTAGCACAAAAAATTCTATCCTTTCGACATAGAATACCTTGCCATTAAATGAGGTTGACAGATACTTCAGGAATACCTCGACTTCCTTCGATGGAGAGTGGCCATAGTGAAGAATACACAGTAACATCACGATAACACCAATCCCATAGTAGTTTTTTTTTCCGGCCGGTATTAAGCGCACGATAGGCGACTGTCTGGTTGTTGGGTCTTCCTCGCCCTTCTGAAAGCTTTCCAGGAAATCTTGCATGATCTTGCTGCTATCCAGAAATGGGAAGTTCTTAGACAACGGGGAATTAAGCCCCTTTTCCAATATTTTGAGCGTCGTTTCATAGCTCGGAAGACGCAGCAGAAGCCCCCCCAGTAGTGTCTGTTCATGTTCGCTCATGAAAGGTGTCTCTATCAAATCTAGCTCCATCATCGCAGAGTAGTTATTATCTTTCTTCCAAGACAGACGCACATGCCGCAACTTCGTCAGGATTACAGTAAAATAATGGTAGAACCGCGGACTCACAGAAGCGACGACCGCTCGAAATGAAGTCGGCCCGTAGAAGATCGTGCGGCCCTGCTTCTCTATCACAAGATGGAACTGCGAAAGTCTGTTCACGGGGGACACCGTGCCCATAACGTGCTTCTGCATGAACAGCTGCGGTACCATCTCGCTCTTCATCCGCGCGAGCTCAGTCTCAAGCTCGTCGATCcgtcgcagcagctccacaTTGGGCGTCGAGCTGAACAGCTCCCGTGAGTTCACGTCGTGCGTAAACTCAGACAGGTACACACACTCGGGCAGGCCCTTCCCAATACATGTAGAGCACTTCGGCCGCGCCTTGTTGCACTTGACGCGCCGCTTGCGGCAGAACACGCACGACTTGCTGACCTTCCGCCTGGTTTTCACAATCTTGCCATCGGACTCTGCCATCCCGCCAGCTTCAAGCAAAATGAGTAGGCTATATTATTTACCTGCTGGTAATCTTGAATAATGCTCACTGTCACGCTTTGCAAATGCCCTTGTAAAGCCTAGTTCAGCTTCTACCGTACACCCAACGGGCCCTTCAAGCCGCGTGTGTACTATTTTCAATCCACAACGGGGA carries:
- a CDS encoding AGL233Cp (Non-syntenic homolog of Saccharomyces cerevisiae YKL222C and YOR172W (YRM1)), encoding MAESDGKIVKTRRKVSKSCVFCRKRRVKCNKARPKCSTCIGKGLPECVYLSEFTHDVNSRELFSSTPNVELLRRIDELETELARMKSEMVPQLFMQKHVMGTVSPVNRLSQFHLVIEKQGRTIFYGPTSFRAVVASVSPRFYHYFTVILTKLRHVRLSWKKDNNYSAMMELDLIETPFMSEHEQTLLGGLLLRLPSYETTLKILEKGLNSPLSKNFPFLDSSKIMQDFLESFQKGEEDPTTRQSPIVRLIPAGKKNYYGIGVIVMLLCILHYGHSPSKEVEVFLKYLSTSFNGKVFYVERIEFFVLRFIYRSMFGKDGGDCIHTVLFAEEAVSTAIHMGFHKDIKDLYKNHPVYKDRIVYLENLWHLVLFIDIEVSLSLGVPLHVSESYVSQESILDRDTGSLYFLKKVVAKFRSILLAIHSPLCTPDIKALIEDIRQFIRHNYKPLDFYLNHQNLNGQEYVEIESLMFFMSTMYHMGMVNLILNNDSSPANIASIVQYVLFTLKLTTVVIQRYYDLDSVYYPERVANHETQPLWYLQLGIALMSKMSTRSIAEYYTLLFDRAISADGLTKGKYYNNLPVSDVFDLDIHTIEVPTDHYISLSSASMELHNIFGDFLKSLGPKLLSVLNKIYPFTVITSLQNICHVVLQSAFDSNEETVVNTRNSPLVYETVPNFQAMPPRQRLPYQSFTLGTSLQPNYYPHHMPFHPLQQSLQYKFPHAIQRIPPHIRQHFAQRLAQPPVTEILPQGPVHTSQKASYAPNSNIIRSYNPGDGYVNPSLIKDSPSVSTASQGNSSQAQNTPHSSSVCSHVPVSSTFTPCLYPMPNGDLQASRSIADEFWNNIENGLEDWITTTNSSLNQLTNVFKAADSPEES
- the CSM1 gene encoding Csm1p (Syntenic homolog of Saccharomyces cerevisiae YCR086W (CSM1)), whose amino-acid sequence is MDPLSRYKQAVQQRLDSAERAVSKVVHENTVLAQQLATREKEVAALQAQVAEAEEARARAQTRQATLEEEVEILKDLFEHLCGVRVHKSYEDDTGLWFDASQGSRHGVMDYKLGFVKNGDSGETEVVYVPLLKRRRAGELRQLQAQLPAYLFDTLSFPLKSLHQFYGKLARCLSRSDVKTGTTVP
- the ABP1 gene encoding Abp1p (Syntenic homolog of Saccharomyces cerevisiae YCR088W (ABP1)); amino-acid sequence: MHPVAPLERTVAHSQYTRKSLAMALEPIDVTTHSSDIEAAYQKVVRGKDSDTTWLILSPGDKRAYSAAKTGSGFGEFLGSFDESKVEFGLARVSPPGSDVEKLLLVGWCPDSAPLKTRASFTSNFAAVADRILKAYHVQVTARDEDDLNERELLMKISNAAGARYSIQQDSHSPKPTKTTTAPRPRPGDVPKPRPGSMPVASSAQSTPAAAPAKPAKPSKPAAPARKVEPAAKASEDGWGDEPEVKERDLMKEPVKPTKSSWKPIGKVDLQSVISEEKAKADPRLVNALPSEKTGKKLNPSDDIAKLKAESKQKREYEYEQVLKAKGSASPSRGSPDKKTVDEHEESSDSDQDQTFQVEDAKAKFEKMEISGGPTIIKPKPASRPAPAASEEKTHIPVSSHKKFGMPLPGMHTEEKSIENDTEDDSWEEEEEKAPAAAPLPPPRRAAAPAQPSRESPEQSSRETSEQPSRETPELPRRDTPEPTEKADDKAPSGTPSRTASQPPPPPARRAVEAKKEPAAPTAIAEYDYEAGEDNELTFEEGDVIVNIDFVDDDWWLGELQKTGQKGLFPSNYVELQQ
- a CDS encoding uncharacterized protein (Syntenic homolog of Saccharomyces cerevisiae YCR087C-A), with product MVTFNCEVCNDTVPKKNTEKHYYRCPDAYYTCIDCSTTFHDGVGYQKHTQCITEDEKYQKALYKGKKRKGSGPAESSAGKTGKKPAEKPAEKPAEKPAEKLAKPAKTKGEKAPAPGKVTKPALVPGQTLHSALKALPSRSDRKALLKRLRVASDGTVHLE
- the TUP1 gene encoding chromatin-silencing transcriptional regulator TUP1 (Syntenic homolog of Saccharomyces cerevisiae YCR084C (TUP1)), producing the protein MSSSVSASQAKVNELLEAIRQEFQSVSQEATSYRLQNQKDYDFKINQQLAEMQQIRNTVYELELTHRKMKDAYEEEIQRLKVELEQRDRQLSQYAQGTAVPLAAPAASVVTASPAPAVGTSGAAASNTLPSLSEGALAKSKSLSSPHHQVVGGGAMVPQSLGPTPMPPIGSHQHLPQPLAAVAPSGGQPVVPLGAQAQPEQAPVDSAVHGQASEHYLVPYDQRPVHAKPIPPFLVDLDSQLVPTHLKKQTSEYYVLYNPALPRDLDVDLHHSLDHSSVVCCVRFSNDGEYLATGCNKTTQVYKVSTGELLARLSDDSVAGVNNEASTGPANNGTADNGGENSATIQPASSSDLYIRSVCFSPDGKYLATGAEDKLIRIWDLTTKKILMTLQGHEQDIYSLDYFPAGDKLVSGSGDRTVRIWDLRTGQCSLTLSIEDGVTTVAVSPGDGKYIAAGSLDRTVRVWDSETGFLVERLDSENELSTGHKDSVYSVVFTRDGQGVISGSLDRSVKLWDLRGLNGQKSHATCEVTYTGHKDFVLSVATTQDDEYILSGSKDRGVLFWDTASGNPLLMLQGHRNSVISVAVVNGFPLGPDVGVFATGSGDCKARIWKYTKKSNPTATGAKLQELKE